A region of Thermus caldifontis DNA encodes the following proteins:
- a CDS encoding TerC family protein encodes MSGEALLVLLSVAVLEALLSGDNALVLAVMVKPLPTHLRRKALFYGVLGAYLLRGLALLFAVYVIRLWWVQVLGGLYLLFLMLQHFRNHPEAKPLPEATAREFWRVVLLINLVDLAFAVDSILAVVAFSKDLALVFLGVALGILFIRLAASYVVAVMERYPGLEKVAYALVGWAGVKLLLEGSATLAELLHHPELAWHLPKPAFWGVTLLILLGGSLLAFRKHA; translated from the coding sequence ATGAGCGGGGAAGCGCTATTGGTGCTCCTTTCCGTGGCGGTCCTCGAGGCCCTCCTCTCCGGAGATAATGCCTTGGTGCTGGCGGTGATGGTCAAACCCCTGCCCACCCACCTCCGCCGCAAGGCCCTCTTCTACGGGGTCCTGGGGGCTTACCTCCTGCGGGGCCTAGCCCTCCTCTTCGCCGTGTACGTGATCCGGCTATGGTGGGTCCAGGTTTTGGGAGGGCTTTACCTCCTCTTCCTCATGCTGCAGCATTTCCGCAACCACCCGGAGGCCAAGCCGCTTCCCGAGGCCACCGCCCGGGAGTTCTGGCGGGTGGTGCTCCTCATCAACCTGGTGGACCTGGCCTTTGCCGTGGACTCCATCCTGGCGGTGGTGGCCTTTTCCAAGGACCTGGCCTTGGTTTTTTTAGGCGTGGCCCTGGGTATCCTCTTCATCCGCCTGGCCGCCAGCTACGTGGTGGCGGTGATGGAGCGGTACCCTGGCCTGGAAAAGGTGGCCTACGCCCTGGTGGGCTGGGCAGGGGTCAAGCTCCTCCTGGAGGGAAGCGCCACCCTGGCCGAGCTCTTACACCATCCCGAACTGGCCTGGCACCTGCCCAAGCCAGCCTTCTGGGGCGTAACCCTCCTCATCCTCCTGGGGGGAAGCCTTCTGGCCTTCCGGAAACATGCCTAG
- the nusB gene encoding transcription antitermination factor NusB, whose translation MLRRARELAMRALFAHTQGGMDLEEAFRHALEEMGGEEDAYGDPLDQEGVAFARRLLEGYKAHAEEVDQVLRETVEGWDFAQMSKTDLTVLRLATYEMLYEPTPFAPLIEVAVKIANRYGGEHSGAFVNGVLGRLYRRIQGGELLAVPKED comes from the coding sequence ATGCTTAGGCGAGCCAGGGAGCTGGCCATGCGGGCCCTCTTCGCCCACACCCAGGGGGGGATGGACCTGGAGGAGGCGTTCCGTCACGCCTTGGAGGAGATGGGAGGGGAGGAGGACGCCTACGGCGATCCCCTGGACCAGGAGGGGGTGGCCTTTGCCCGGCGCCTTTTAGAGGGGTACAAGGCCCATGCGGAGGAGGTGGACCAGGTGTTACGGGAAACGGTGGAGGGCTGGGACTTTGCCCAGATGTCCAAAACCGACCTCACCGTGTTGCGTCTGGCCACCTACGAGATGCTTTACGAACCCACCCCCTTCGCTCCCCTGATCGAGGTGGCGGTGAAGATCGCCAACCGCTATGGAGGGGAGCATTCAGGGGCATTTGTCAACGGGGTTCTCGGCCGCTTGTACCGGCGGATCCAGGGGGGCGAGCTACTGGCGGTGCCCAAGGAGGACTGA
- a CDS encoding bifunctional 5,10-methylenetetrahydrofolate dehydrogenase/5,10-methenyltetrahydrofolate cyclohydrolase, giving the protein MTLARILSGHEVARTVYQELRQTLSSLPFVPSLRVIRLGEDPASVSYVRLKDKRARELGLLSQVEVYPADTPEGALLERIETLNQDPEVDGILVQLPLPAHIRTERVLEAISPLKDVDGFHPFNVGKLWSGGEGLFPCTPLGIVRLLQHYGVELRGKEVVVLGRSNIVGKPLAGLLLREDATVTVAHSRTRNLPEITRRAEVLVVAVGKPHLVRKEWVRPGAIVVDVGVNRVDDKLLGDVHPEVAAVASAVTPVPGGVGPMTVAMLMANTVKAAILRRHGPLG; this is encoded by the coding sequence ATGACCCTTGCCCGTATTCTTTCCGGCCACGAGGTGGCGAGAACCGTGTATCAGGAGCTGAGGCAGACCCTTAGCTCCTTGCCTTTCGTACCCTCCCTCAGGGTGATCCGTTTGGGGGAGGACCCCGCCTCGGTTTCCTACGTGCGCCTGAAGGACAAAAGGGCCCGGGAGCTGGGCCTCTTGAGCCAGGTGGAGGTGTACCCGGCGGATACCCCCGAGGGGGCCCTTTTGGAGCGGATCGAGACCCTCAACCAAGACCCTGAGGTGGACGGTATCCTGGTCCAGCTTCCCTTGCCCGCCCACATCCGCACGGAGCGGGTTTTAGAGGCCATCTCTCCCCTCAAGGATGTGGATGGCTTTCATCCCTTCAACGTGGGCAAGCTTTGGAGCGGGGGCGAGGGGCTTTTCCCCTGTACCCCCTTGGGCATCGTCCGCCTCCTGCAGCACTACGGGGTGGAGCTAAGGGGCAAGGAGGTGGTGGTCCTGGGTCGGTCCAACATCGTGGGCAAGCCCCTGGCAGGCCTCCTCCTGCGGGAGGACGCCACCGTGACCGTGGCCCATTCCCGTACCCGGAACCTTCCGGAGATCACCCGGCGGGCGGAGGTGCTGGTGGTGGCGGTGGGGAAGCCCCACCTGGTGCGGAAGGAGTGGGTGCGGCCCGGGGCCATTGTGGTGGACGTGGGGGTGAACCGGGTGGACGACAAGCTCCTGGGGGATGTGCACCCGGAGGTGGCCGCGGTGGCCTCCGCCGTCACCCCGGTCCCCGGGGGCGTGGGGCCCATGACCGTGGCCATGCTGATGGCCAATACCGTGAAGGCGGCTATACTCAGGCGGCATGGACCTCTTGGCTAA
- a CDS encoding (Fe-S)-binding protein, which produces MLTLPEKILFILLMVGSLYYAYTGFRRVYLAIRRGRPEDRLDRLPERIGRALWLTLTQQTVFKRRPLVSLLHAFVFYGFVYYLLVNLVDLLEGFFPLHTQGGVWNPYNFIADILTAAILVGILGLMVRRYLVAPHDFTWNPRVLLHERVRQGIPRDSAIVGAFITFHVGSRLLSKAAGLAQGEPDPFQPVASLLAGLLSGLAPSSLVVLEHVFWWGALGSILLFLPYFPRSKHIHLMMGPINLAFGQEKPGALRPLDFEKEEEKFGAEKLEDLSWKRLLDAYACIMCNRCQEACPAYTTGKALSPAAIVISERYELNGILPAFASGQESPRPLMDFALNEEALWACTTCMACVEVCPVGNEPMLHILDVRRAKVLMEGAFPQELNNAFRGMERSGNPWGIGQDKRLDWAEGLNVPTVEEKPHPEVLYWVGCAASYDPRAQRIARSMVEILNASGLDWAVLGQREKCTGDSARRAGNEYLFFQLATENVETLNQVAPKTIVTTCPHCFHTLGNEYKAFGGEYRVVHHSEFIAELLRSGRLKVSEETRRVVFHDPCYLGRHNGVYEAPREVLKGVGLALSEPQRSRERSFCCGAGGAQFWKEEEPGAMRVSQNRYRELKGTGAEVIATGCPFCMAMMNVEVAQDEKPPEVLDIAELVARGLRA; this is translated from the coding sequence ATGCTGACCTTACCGGAGAAAATCCTCTTTATCCTGCTCATGGTCGGAAGCCTTTACTACGCCTACACGGGGTTTCGCCGGGTCTACCTGGCCATCCGCCGGGGACGGCCTGAGGACCGGTTGGACCGCCTACCCGAGCGTATAGGGAGGGCCCTGTGGCTCACCCTTACACAACAGACGGTGTTCAAGCGGCGGCCCTTGGTGTCCCTCCTGCACGCCTTTGTCTTCTACGGCTTTGTCTATTACCTTTTGGTCAACCTGGTGGACCTCCTGGAGGGCTTTTTCCCCCTGCACACCCAAGGAGGCGTTTGGAACCCCTATAACTTCATCGCCGACATCCTGACGGCGGCCATCTTGGTGGGGATCCTGGGCCTCATGGTACGCCGCTACCTGGTGGCCCCCCACGACTTCACCTGGAACCCCAGGGTGCTCCTCCACGAGCGGGTGCGCCAGGGGATACCCCGGGACTCGGCCATCGTGGGGGCCTTTATCACCTTTCATGTGGGAAGCCGCCTCCTCTCCAAGGCGGCGGGCCTGGCCCAGGGGGAACCCGATCCCTTCCAACCGGTGGCGAGCCTCCTGGCCGGCCTCCTTTCCGGGCTTGCCCCCTCTAGCCTGGTGGTTTTGGAACACGTCTTCTGGTGGGGTGCTTTGGGTTCCATCCTGCTCTTCCTTCCCTACTTTCCCCGTTCCAAGCACATCCACCTGATGATGGGCCCCATCAACCTGGCCTTTGGCCAGGAAAAGCCCGGGGCCTTGCGGCCTCTGGACTTTGAGAAGGAGGAGGAGAAGTTCGGGGCGGAGAAGCTGGAGGACCTTTCCTGGAAACGGCTTTTGGACGCTTACGCCTGCATCATGTGCAACCGTTGTCAGGAGGCCTGCCCTGCCTACACCACGGGAAAGGCCCTTTCCCCAGCGGCCATCGTGATTTCTGAGCGGTACGAGCTAAACGGGATTCTCCCCGCCTTCGCCAGCGGCCAGGAAAGCCCCAGGCCCCTCATGGACTTTGCCCTGAACGAGGAGGCCCTTTGGGCGTGCACCACCTGCATGGCCTGCGTGGAGGTCTGCCCGGTGGGCAACGAGCCCATGCTGCACATTCTGGATGTGCGCCGGGCCAAGGTGCTCATGGAGGGAGCCTTCCCCCAGGAGCTGAACAACGCCTTTAGGGGGATGGAGCGCTCCGGCAATCCCTGGGGCATCGGCCAGGACAAGCGCCTGGACTGGGCCGAGGGGCTTAACGTACCCACCGTGGAGGAAAAGCCCCACCCTGAGGTCCTCTACTGGGTGGGGTGTGCGGCCAGCTACGATCCCAGGGCCCAGAGGATCGCCAGGAGCATGGTGGAGATCCTGAATGCCAGCGGGCTGGACTGGGCGGTCCTGGGCCAAAGGGAGAAGTGCACGGGGGATTCTGCAAGGCGAGCGGGAAACGAGTACCTCTTCTTCCAGCTGGCCACGGAGAACGTGGAAACCTTGAACCAGGTGGCCCCCAAAACCATCGTGACCACCTGCCCCCACTGCTTCCATACCCTGGGCAACGAGTACAAGGCCTTTGGCGGGGAGTACCGGGTGGTCCACCACTCGGAGTTCATCGCCGAGCTCTTGCGCTCGGGCCGGCTTAAGGTTTCGGAGGAAACCCGGCGGGTGGTCTTCCATGACCCCTGCTACCTGGGCCGGCACAACGGGGTGTACGAGGCGCCCCGGGAGGTGCTCAAGGGGGTGGGCCTGGCCCTCAGCGAACCCCAAAGGAGCCGGGAGCGGAGCTTCTGTTGTGGGGCCGGTGGGGCCCAGTTCTGGAAGGAGGAGGAGCCTGGGGCCATGCGGGTTTCGCAAAACCGCTACCGGGAGCTCAAGGGCACGGGGGCGGAGGTGATCGCCACGGGGTGCCCCTTCTGCATGGCCATGATGAACGTGGAGGTGGCCCAGGACGAGAAGCCCCCTGAGGTTTTGGACATCGCCGAGTTGGTGGCCCGGGGGCTTAGGGCCTAG
- a CDS encoding class I SAM-dependent methyltransferase has product MPRDWDAFYRETEGERAPAFTVRAYGPFVPPGPILDLAGGLGRNARYFLERGHPVVLVERSLEALRKLAGTPGLTLVELDLEGPKALSLLPPGPFAAILMSYYVNRPLLKALPPRVAPGGLVLVEGFSRLEAIRRGRPESPYYWEPYELLTPPPGLGLRAFGEGWMGGYRVFAVYQNPRP; this is encoded by the coding sequence ATGCCTAGGGATTGGGATGCCTTTTACCGGGAAACGGAAGGGGAACGAGCCCCTGCCTTCACGGTGCGGGCCTATGGCCCCTTCGTACCCCCTGGGCCCATCCTGGACCTGGCCGGAGGCCTGGGGCGGAACGCCCGCTACTTCCTGGAAAGGGGCCATCCCGTGGTCCTGGTGGAAAGGAGCCTCGAGGCCCTAAGGAAACTGGCCGGCACCCCCGGGCTCACCCTGGTGGAGCTGGACCTGGAGGGCCCCAAAGCCCTCTCCCTCCTCCCCCCGGGCCCCTTCGCCGCCATCCTCATGAGCTATTACGTGAACCGCCCTCTTCTTAAGGCCCTCCCTCCCCGGGTGGCCCCAGGAGGGCTTGTCCTGGTGGAGGGCTTTAGCCGCCTAGAAGCCATCCGGCGGGGGAGGCCGGAAAGCCCCTACTACTGGGAACCCTACGAACTCCTCACCCCTCCCCCAGGCCTTGGGCTACGCGCCTTCGGGGAAGGGTGGATGGGGGGCTACCGGGTCTTTGCCGTCTACCAGAACCCTAGGCCCTAA
- the lon gene encoding endopeptidase La: MLPETLPVCPVRGSVIYPTMVMPIDAGRPISIRAIDEALARERVLLIVSQKDKEVENPRPSDLYEVGTACNILKMRKNPDGSVQVLVQAFARVRVKEWLDLGDHLEAKGEVLSDEPGEATLVKALVREVKDKFQALLKEGKYLAPEVAQFILNLEDPSQLADYVAFHMDFRLEDKQRVLEIPSVAERLKRVLVLLEAELELIETQRRIQQQVKEEIDRNQREYFLREQMKAIQRELHGEEGAEEVEEFRKKVEELNLPPVVRQEVERELNRFARMHPDSAEASVIRTYLDWIVNLPWNVRTEDNLDLSRAKEILERDHYGLEKVKDRVLEYLAVRKLKAERAKRGEIPADEVNKGPILLFVGPPGVGKTSIAKSIAEALGRKYVRISLGGVRDESDIRGHRRTYIGAMPGRIIQGLRQAGTKNPVFLMDEVDKLGISYQGDPAAALLEVLDPAQNKEFVDHYLGVPFDLSEVMFICTANFPQNIPAPLWDRMEAIEFTSYIEQEKLEIARRYLLPRQMRETGLLEGQVVITEAALMRLITHYTREAGVRQLEREIGSLLRKAARQILEEGKKRVRITEKDLERYLGPPRHLPETEAREPQVGVATGMYYTPVGGDIMFVEVSVMPGKGNLILTGQLGDVMKESARAALSYAKRNAERFGIPLKRFEESDIHIHVPAGAIPKEGPSAGVAIVSALVSALTEVPVRHDLAMTGEITLTGRVLPIGGVKEKVLGARRAGIREVILPKQNEADLSDIPKPLRQNMTFHFVEHLDQVLDLALVGGLKALEERARKTKAKGARGRARKEVVAHA; encoded by the coding sequence ATGCTGCCAGAAACCCTGCCCGTTTGCCCGGTGAGGGGCTCCGTCATCTACCCCACCATGGTGATGCCCATCGATGCCGGCCGGCCGATCTCCATCCGGGCCATTGACGAGGCCTTAGCCCGGGAGCGGGTGCTTCTCATCGTGAGCCAGAAGGACAAAGAGGTGGAAAACCCCAGACCTTCCGACCTCTACGAGGTGGGCACGGCCTGCAACATCCTGAAGATGCGCAAGAACCCGGATGGCTCTGTCCAGGTGTTGGTCCAGGCCTTTGCCCGGGTGCGGGTGAAGGAGTGGCTGGACCTGGGGGACCACCTCGAGGCCAAGGGGGAGGTGCTCTCCGACGAGCCCGGAGAGGCCACCTTGGTCAAGGCCCTGGTGCGGGAGGTGAAGGACAAGTTCCAGGCCCTTCTCAAGGAGGGCAAGTACCTGGCCCCCGAGGTGGCGCAGTTCATCTTGAACCTGGAGGACCCCAGCCAGCTGGCGGATTACGTTGCCTTCCACATGGACTTCCGCCTGGAGGACAAGCAGCGGGTTTTGGAAATCCCCAGTGTGGCGGAGCGGCTCAAAAGGGTGTTGGTCCTCCTCGAGGCGGAGCTGGAGCTCATAGAAACCCAAAGGCGCATCCAGCAACAGGTCAAGGAGGAGATCGACCGCAACCAAAGGGAGTACTTCCTTAGGGAGCAGATGAAGGCCATCCAGCGGGAGCTCCACGGGGAGGAAGGCGCCGAGGAGGTGGAGGAGTTCCGCAAGAAGGTGGAGGAGCTCAACCTGCCCCCTGTGGTCCGGCAGGAGGTGGAGCGGGAGCTCAACCGCTTCGCCCGCATGCACCCCGATTCCGCCGAGGCCAGCGTCATCCGCACCTATCTGGACTGGATCGTAAACCTTCCCTGGAACGTGCGCACCGAGGACAACCTGGACCTCTCCCGGGCCAAGGAGATCCTGGAAAGGGACCACTACGGCCTGGAGAAGGTGAAGGACCGGGTGTTGGAGTACCTGGCGGTGCGGAAGCTAAAAGCCGAGCGGGCCAAGCGAGGGGAAATCCCAGCGGACGAGGTGAACAAGGGGCCCATCCTCCTCTTTGTGGGGCCCCCGGGGGTGGGGAAGACCTCCATCGCCAAGAGCATCGCCGAGGCCCTGGGCCGCAAATACGTGCGCATCTCCTTGGGGGGTGTGCGGGACGAATCCGACATCCGGGGGCACCGGCGCACCTACATCGGGGCCATGCCCGGACGCATCATCCAGGGCCTGCGCCAGGCAGGGACCAAGAACCCGGTGTTCCTCATGGACGAGGTGGACAAGCTGGGCATCTCTTACCAGGGGGACCCTGCGGCGGCCCTCTTGGAGGTCCTGGACCCCGCCCAGAACAAGGAGTTCGTGGACCACTACCTGGGGGTGCCCTTTGACCTTTCCGAGGTGATGTTCATCTGCACCGCCAACTTCCCCCAGAACATCCCGGCCCCCCTTTGGGACCGCATGGAGGCCATAGAGTTCACCAGCTACATTGAGCAGGAGAAGCTGGAGATCGCCAGGCGCTACCTCCTACCCCGGCAGATGCGGGAAACCGGCCTCCTCGAGGGCCAGGTGGTGATCACGGAGGCGGCCCTCATGCGCCTCATCACCCACTACACCCGCGAAGCAGGGGTGCGCCAGCTGGAACGGGAGATCGGCTCCTTGTTGCGCAAGGCGGCCCGGCAGATCCTGGAAGAGGGGAAAAAGCGGGTGCGCATCACGGAAAAGGACCTGGAACGGTACCTGGGTCCACCCCGCCACCTGCCGGAAACCGAGGCCCGCGAGCCCCAGGTGGGGGTGGCCACGGGCATGTACTACACCCCCGTGGGCGGGGACATCATGTTCGTGGAGGTCTCGGTAATGCCCGGTAAGGGCAACCTGATCCTCACCGGGCAGCTGGGGGATGTGATGAAGGAATCCGCTCGGGCGGCGCTTTCCTACGCCAAGCGCAACGCCGAGCGCTTCGGCATCCCCCTGAAGCGGTTTGAGGAGTCGGACATCCACATCCATGTGCCGGCGGGGGCCATTCCCAAGGAAGGTCCTTCCGCCGGGGTGGCCATCGTGAGCGCCTTGGTGAGCGCCCTCACGGAGGTGCCCGTCCGCCACGACCTCGCCATGACCGGGGAGATCACCTTGACGGGCAGGGTCCTTCCCATCGGCGGGGTCAAGGAGAAGGTGCTGGGGGCCAGGCGGGCGGGGATCCGGGAGGTGATCCTTCCCAAGCAAAACGAAGCCGATCTCAGCGACATCCCCAAGCCCCTCCGCCAGAACATGACCTTCCACTTTGTGGAGCACCTGGACCAGGTCCTGGACCTGGCCTTGGTGGGGGGGCTTAAGGCCCTGGAGGAACGGGCCCGAAAGACCAAGGCCAAGGGTGCAAGGGGGCGGGCCAGGAAGGAAGTGGTGGCCCATGCCTAG
- a CDS encoding alpha/beta hydrolase produces the protein MVRVSRRTVTFLPPPGAQALIGDFTDWEKNPIPLSGPVTLEFPEGAYVEYAFLDARGHPFPDPDNPERADNPWWTYPRAVRLPGHRFEAPPEPREEPKVARHRLGDRRYYVAETGASPKATLVAQDGVAFYRTAGLHKVAQALTEAGEIPPVRLVFVEPIDRNQEYRFSERYEEEFHRVLAEVEGFYGSLGDLVLVGASLGGLFSLWQAWRHPDRFPKVLALSPALRAHPGGTDAYRDREWLLEQYANAKVLPRIYLEVGLLEWLLAPARRFAALLADRKVPHAYRERASGHNWVTWKQALAPGLRYLLGEA, from the coding sequence GTGGTACGGGTCTCTCGGCGCACCGTCACCTTCCTACCCCCTCCTGGGGCTCAGGCCTTAATCGGGGATTTCACCGACTGGGAGAAAAACCCCATTCCCCTCTCAGGCCCCGTCACCCTGGAGTTCCCGGAAGGAGCCTACGTGGAGTATGCCTTTTTGGACGCAAGGGGGCATCCCTTCCCCGACCCCGATAACCCCGAGCGGGCCGACAACCCCTGGTGGACCTACCCCCGGGCCGTCAGGCTTCCCGGCCATCGGTTTGAGGCCCCGCCCGAGCCGAGGGAGGAGCCCAAGGTGGCCCGGCACCGCCTGGGGGACAGGCGCTACTACGTGGCCGAAACCGGGGCAAGCCCCAAGGCCACCCTGGTGGCCCAGGATGGGGTGGCCTTTTACCGCACCGCAGGCCTGCACAAGGTGGCCCAAGCCCTGACCGAGGCGGGCGAAATCCCCCCGGTCCGCTTGGTCTTCGTGGAACCCATAGACCGGAACCAGGAGTACCGCTTTTCGGAACGCTACGAGGAGGAGTTTCACCGAGTGCTGGCGGAGGTAGAGGGATTCTATGGCTCCTTAGGGGATCTGGTCCTGGTGGGGGCCTCCTTGGGGGGGCTTTTCTCCTTGTGGCAGGCCTGGCGCCACCCGGATCGCTTCCCCAAGGTCCTGGCCCTCTCCCCAGCGCTAAGGGCCCACCCAGGTGGCACCGACGCCTATCGGGACCGGGAATGGCTTTTGGAGCAGTACGCCAACGCCAAGGTCCTACCCCGCATCTACCTGGAGGTGGGTCTTTTGGAATGGCTGTTAGCTCCAGCCCGCCGCTTTGCCGCTCTCCTGGCTGACCGCAAGGTTCCCCATGCCTACCGGGAAAGGGCCTCGGGGCACAACTGGGTCACGTGGAAGCAGGCCTTGGCCCCTGGGCTAAGGTACCTTTTGGGGGAGGCATGA
- a CDS encoding Asp23/Gls24 family envelope stress response protein has product MVEYEISDHALEGLVAHALSDLEGVRLLETAPRSLGEVFRRMKPIKVERAPEGFTVDLVLSVDYGVSIPEVAQVVQKAVAEALFLATGEKVQAVNLTVAQVEYRKEAHA; this is encoded by the coding sequence ATGGTGGAGTACGAGATCAGCGACCATGCCCTCGAGGGCCTGGTGGCCCATGCCCTTTCCGACCTCGAGGGGGTTCGGCTTTTGGAAACCGCACCCCGCTCTTTGGGTGAGGTTTTCCGTCGGATGAAGCCCATCAAGGTGGAGCGCGCTCCCGAGGGGTTCACGGTGGACCTGGTTCTTTCCGTGGACTACGGGGTTTCCATTCCCGAGGTGGCCCAGGTGGTGCAAAAGGCGGTGGCCGAAGCCCTATTCCTGGCCACCGGGGAAAAGGTTCAGGCGGTGAACCTCACCGTGGCCCAGGTGGAGTACCGAAAGGAGGCCCATGCTTAG
- a CDS encoding DUF1517 domain-containing protein has product MRRFLWALLLGLAMALAQKSGGGVGGRPYSPSPPPMSPGPAPVFPTPAPSYPGPVVVYPGGGGGSLGIVPVLVFFGLILVTAYMVRGLQQAGAGPTASVARLRLALLARPQVQRALRRLAEEADTTSAKGLADLVDEAALLLLREEAAWRFGHYQVAAGSEEEALAWFDAWMLEERSKYQETFRHFEGKKQVAEGYQAQVEPGGRYLVVSLLLADHRLLPPRSPLTRSRAREALMDLAGSSPSTLMAAYLSWTPEKEGEALTEEELLLLYPDLDKL; this is encoded by the coding sequence ATGCGCCGCTTCCTCTGGGCCCTTCTCCTGGGACTGGCCATGGCCCTTGCCCAGAAAAGCGGGGGTGGGGTGGGCGGGCGCCCCTACAGCCCAAGCCCACCCCCCATGAGCCCTGGCCCCGCCCCCGTCTTCCCCACCCCGGCACCCTCCTATCCAGGCCCGGTGGTGGTCTACCCCGGAGGAGGTGGGGGAAGCTTGGGCATTGTACCCGTTTTGGTCTTCTTCGGCCTGATCCTGGTGACCGCCTATATGGTGCGGGGCCTGCAGCAGGCGGGAGCGGGTCCCACCGCCAGCGTGGCCAGGTTGCGCCTGGCCCTCCTGGCCCGTCCCCAGGTGCAAAGGGCCCTAAGGCGGTTGGCCGAGGAGGCGGACACCACCTCCGCCAAGGGCCTGGCGGACCTGGTGGACGAGGCGGCGCTTTTGCTCCTGCGGGAGGAGGCCGCCTGGCGCTTTGGCCATTACCAGGTGGCGGCGGGTTCCGAGGAGGAGGCCCTGGCCTGGTTTGACGCCTGGATGCTGGAGGAAAGGAGCAAATACCAGGAAACCTTCCGCCACTTTGAGGGGAAAAAGCAGGTGGCGGAGGGATACCAGGCCCAGGTGGAGCCCGGGGGACGCTACCTGGTGGTAAGCCTCCTTTTGGCCGACCACAGGCTTCTTCCTCCCCGGTCCCCCTTGACCCGGTCCCGGGCTCGGGAGGCCCTTATGGACCTGGCAGGCTCCAGCCCCTCTACCCTCATGGCCGCCTACCTCTCCTGGACCCCGGAAAAGGAGGGGGAGGCCCTCACGGAAGAGGAGCTTCTCCTTCTCTACCCCGACCTGGACAAGCTTTGA
- a CDS encoding divergent PAP2 family protein, whose amino-acid sequence MDLLANQVFWTAILANLLAQTLKLFIYYLLEGRFQWERFLETGGMPSSHSATVSALAMGVGFQEGFASTLFAVAAIFALIVMYDATGIRRAAGLHAQLLNQLVQELQQVLEKGPAPEPLKELLGHTYLEVLVGALLGALVAFLSFHLFPAA is encoded by the coding sequence ATGGACCTCTTGGCTAACCAGGTGTTTTGGACGGCCATCCTGGCCAACCTCCTGGCCCAGACCCTGAAGCTTTTCATCTATTACCTGCTGGAGGGCCGGTTTCAGTGGGAGCGTTTCTTGGAAACCGGGGGGATGCCCAGCTCCCATTCCGCCACCGTGAGCGCCTTGGCCATGGGCGTGGGCTTCCAGGAGGGTTTTGCCAGCACTCTGTTCGCCGTGGCCGCCATCTTCGCCCTCATCGTCATGTATGACGCCACGGGAATCCGCCGGGCGGCGGGGCTTCACGCCCAGCTCCTCAACCAGCTGGTTCAGGAACTGCAGCAGGTGTTGGAGAAGGGGCCCGCCCCGGAGCCTTTGAAGGAACTCCTGGGCCACACCTACCTGGAGGTCCTGGTGGGGGCCCTTTTGGGCGCTTTGGTGGCCTTCCTTAGCTTTCACCTTTTCCCGGCGGCGTAG